The proteins below are encoded in one region of Sphingobium yanoikuyae:
- a CDS encoding acylphosphatase — protein MLVVARHLMILGRVQGVFYRNWTVETARSLELTGWVRNRMDGSVEALVQGEADMVDRFVTLAQDGPPAAKVARIDATDAPVEALNGFEKRPTA, from the coding sequence ATGCTGGTCGTCGCCCGTCACCTGATGATCCTCGGCCGGGTGCAGGGCGTCTTCTACCGCAACTGGACGGTCGAGACCGCCCGCAGCCTGGAACTCACCGGCTGGGTTCGCAACCGCATGGATGGCAGCGTCGAGGCGCTGGTACAGGGCGAGGCGGACATGGTCGATCGCTTCGTCACGCTGGCACAGGATGGCCCGCCCGCAGCAAAGGTCGCGCGGATCGACGCGACGGATGCGCCAGTCGAGGCGCTGAACGGCTTCGAGAAGAGACCGACAGCCTAA
- a CDS encoding arylsulfatase, translating to MAKQPNILFIMGDDIGWFNASCYNSGMMGYKTPNIDRIAQEGARFTDWYAQQSCTAGRAAFLTGQSPIRTGLTKVGLPGADQGLGPNDPCIAQVLKAQGYATGQFGKNHLGDRDEHLPTMHGFDEFFGNLYHLNAEEEPENEDYPKDPKFREKYGPRGVLRCKADGKGGQTIENTGPMSKKRMETMDEEFLADAKDFIKRNHDAGGPWFCYFNSTRMHIFTHLKDASKGKTGLGIYPDGMVEHDGHVGELLDLVDELGVTKDTIVVYTTDNGAECFTWPDGGTTPFKGEKATNWEGGFRVPCVIRWPGVIEPGQVINDICAHEDFLPTLAAAAGDSNVVERVKKGGKIGDTKFKVHLDGHNLMPFFKGDETEAPRKGFAYWSDDGDLMAIRVNQWKVNFLAQNTEISPRTPVGVWQGQFTALRAPMMINLRSDPFERGPESIYYGDFIAHRMFLMVPAQAIVAHLLESFKKFPPRAKAASWTVSDAMDKIGTASPNQN from the coding sequence ATGGCAAAGCAACCCAACATCCTGTTCATCATGGGTGACGATATCGGCTGGTTTAACGCCAGTTGTTACAATAGCGGCATGATGGGCTACAAGACGCCCAATATCGATCGCATTGCCCAGGAGGGCGCGCGCTTTACCGACTGGTATGCCCAGCAAAGCTGCACCGCGGGCCGCGCCGCGTTCCTGACCGGCCAATCGCCGATCCGCACCGGCCTGACCAAGGTCGGCCTGCCAGGGGCCGATCAGGGTCTGGGACCGAATGATCCCTGCATCGCCCAGGTGCTCAAGGCGCAGGGCTATGCGACGGGGCAGTTCGGCAAGAACCACCTCGGCGACCGCGACGAGCATCTGCCGACCATGCACGGCTTCGACGAATTTTTCGGCAACCTCTATCATCTGAATGCCGAAGAGGAGCCGGAGAATGAGGATTACCCCAAGGATCCGAAATTTCGCGAGAAATACGGCCCGCGCGGCGTGCTGCGGTGCAAGGCCGATGGCAAGGGCGGCCAGACGATCGAAAATACCGGCCCGATGAGCAAGAAGCGGATGGAGACGATGGACGAAGAGTTCCTCGCCGACGCCAAGGACTTCATCAAGCGCAACCATGACGCGGGCGGCCCCTGGTTCTGCTATTTCAACTCCACCCGGATGCACATCTTCACCCACCTCAAGGACGCCTCGAAGGGCAAGACCGGCCTTGGCATCTATCCCGATGGGATGGTCGAGCATGACGGGCATGTCGGCGAACTGCTCGATCTGGTCGACGAGCTTGGCGTGACCAAGGATACCATCGTCGTCTACACCACGGACAATGGTGCCGAATGCTTCACCTGGCCCGACGGCGGCACCACGCCCTTCAAGGGCGAGAAGGCAACCAACTGGGAAGGCGGCTTCCGCGTGCCCTGCGTCATCCGCTGGCCCGGCGTGATCGAGCCCGGCCAGGTGATCAACGACATCTGCGCGCATGAAGACTTCCTGCCGACGCTGGCCGCCGCGGCGGGCGACAGCAATGTGGTCGAGCGGGTGAAGAAGGGCGGGAAGATCGGCGACACCAAGTTCAAGGTCCATCTGGACGGTCACAATCTGATGCCGTTCTTCAAGGGCGACGAGACGGAAGCGCCGCGCAAGGGCTTTGCCTATTGGAGCGACGACGGCGATCTGATGGCGATCCGCGTCAACCAGTGGAAGGTCAACTTCCTGGCCCAGAATACCGAGATCAGTCCGCGCACGCCCGTCGGCGTCTGGCAAGGCCAGTTCACCGCGCTACGCGCGCCGATGATGATCAACCTGCGCTCAGACCCGTTCGAACGCGGCCCCGAAAGCATCTATTATGGTGATTTCATCGCGCACCGCATGTTCCTGATGGTGCCCGCGCAAGCGATCGTTGCCCACCTGCTGGAAAGCTTCAAGAAGTTTCCTCCGCGCGCCAAGGCGGCGAGCTGGACGGTCAGCGACGCCATGGACAAGATCGGAACGGCGAGCCCGAACCAGAACTGA
- a CDS encoding type II toxin-antitoxin system RatA family toxin, whose protein sequence is MPKHEETRQLPYSPEQMFDLVSNVSAYPQFLPWVSAIRIRSDSESEMVADMIVGFKGISESFTSRVHKHRPDHVRVDYLNGPLKHLHNEWRFRDDGQGGVLVDFEVEFEFKNRIFEMLAGQFFDKALRKMIGAFETRAAALYGAGESGSSSSSAHNAA, encoded by the coding sequence ATGCCCAAGCATGAAGAGACCCGCCAGCTGCCCTATAGTCCGGAACAGATGTTCGACCTGGTGTCGAACGTCTCGGCCTATCCGCAATTCCTGCCCTGGGTCAGCGCGATCCGTATCCGGTCGGATAGCGAGAGCGAGATGGTCGCGGACATGATCGTCGGCTTCAAGGGGATCAGCGAGAGCTTTACCTCGCGCGTCCACAAGCATCGCCCGGACCATGTCCGGGTCGACTATCTCAACGGCCCGCTTAAGCATCTCCATAATGAATGGCGTTTCCGCGACGACGGGCAGGGCGGCGTGCTGGTGGATTTCGAGGTCGAGTTCGAATTCAAGAACCGGATATTCGAGATGCTCGCCGGTCAGTTTTTCGACAAGGCGCTGCGCAAGATGATCGGTGCGTTCGAGACGCGCGCGGCGGCGCTTTATGGCGCCGGCGAATCGGGCAGCAGCAGTTCGAGCGCGCACAACGCCGCCTGA
- a CDS encoding carbonic anhydrase has product MTDFADMLEGYRRFRDTGWSQQRERWDELNEGQSPRVMVIACSDSRVDPAQIFDTSPGEIFVVRNVAALVPPFETNPGWHGVSAALEFAVQVLKVGEIVVMGHGKCGGCKAALSHDLKDAPPGEGGFIHNWIQLLDDARDVVVDRYGDQRDRDVERAMEQEGVKVSLTNLRSFPCVRAKEKSGELKLVGSFFAISDGQLHILDEQTGVFAAA; this is encoded by the coding sequence ATGACCGACTTTGCAGACATGCTCGAAGGCTATCGCCGCTTCCGTGACACCGGCTGGTCCCAGCAGCGCGAGCGATGGGACGAACTCAACGAGGGGCAGAGCCCCCGCGTGATGGTGATCGCCTGTTCCGACAGTCGAGTCGACCCGGCCCAGATCTTCGACACCAGCCCCGGCGAAATCTTCGTCGTGCGCAATGTCGCCGCGCTGGTGCCGCCGTTCGAAACCAATCCCGGCTGGCACGGCGTGTCGGCTGCGCTGGAATTCGCCGTCCAGGTGCTCAAGGTTGGCGAGATCGTCGTCATGGGCCATGGCAAGTGCGGCGGCTGCAAGGCAGCGCTCAGCCATGACCTGAAGGACGCGCCTCCAGGCGAAGGCGGCTTCATCCATAACTGGATACAACTGCTTGACGATGCGCGCGACGTGGTGGTGGACCGCTATGGCGACCAGCGCGACCGGGATGTCGAGCGCGCCATGGAGCAGGAAGGCGTGAAGGTCAGCCTTACCAATTTGCGTAGCTTCCCCTGCGTGCGCGCCAAGGAAAAGAGCGGCGAACTGAAGCTGGTCGGCAGCTTCTTCGCCATTTCCGACGGCCAGCTTCACATATTGGACGAACAGACCGGCGTCTTCGCCGCAGCCTGA
- a CDS encoding NYN domain-containing protein: MPMRQEGRGNIALLIDADNASAAHFDAVMTVLAELGTVNIRRAYGNWNKATLKTWAALSVAQAIEPQQQFDLTKGKNATDMKMTIDAMDLLSSGRVDGFGLMSSDSDFTPLVTRLRQDGIPVYGFGNANAPEGFRRACTRFIDVAALRPVEVPVAKPAAAPKKKTPAKSGAAAKPSPAAAAPPPPAAPPAPAGTGAAVDPEVVRLLIDAYDEAKRDERGFVALGPVGQRVGNRSSFDVRNYGFKRLSDLVAAIPNFTTEVREGGQTWIKRIR, translated from the coding sequence ATGCCCATGCGGCAGGAAGGGCGTGGCAATATCGCCCTGCTGATCGACGCGGACAATGCGTCGGCGGCCCATTTCGATGCGGTGATGACCGTGCTGGCGGAACTCGGCACGGTCAATATCCGCCGCGCCTATGGCAATTGGAACAAGGCGACGCTCAAGACCTGGGCGGCGCTGTCGGTCGCGCAGGCGATCGAGCCGCAGCAGCAGTTCGACCTGACCAAGGGCAAGAATGCCACCGACATGAAGATGACGATCGACGCGATGGACCTGCTGTCCAGCGGGCGCGTCGACGGCTTCGGCCTGATGTCGAGCGACAGCGACTTCACCCCGCTGGTGACGCGCCTGCGCCAGGACGGCATCCCGGTCTATGGCTTCGGCAATGCCAATGCGCCCGAGGGCTTCCGCCGCGCCTGCACCCGCTTCATCGACGTCGCCGCGCTGCGGCCGGTCGAAGTGCCGGTGGCCAAACCGGCGGCAGCACCCAAGAAAAAGACGCCGGCCAAAAGCGGCGCCGCCGCCAAACCATCTCCCGCAGCGGCGGCCCCGCCCCCGCCAGCCGCACCGCCGGCGCCAGCGGGCACCGGCGCGGCGGTAGACCCGGAAGTCGTGCGCCTGCTGATCGATGCCTATGACGAGGCGAAGCGGGATGAGCGCGGCTTCGTGGCGCTGGGGCCGGTCGGCCAGCGGGTCGGTAACCGTTCCAGCTTCGATGTGCGCAATTATGGTTTCAAGCGGCTGTCCGATCTGGTCGCCGCCATCCCCAATTTCACCACCGAAGTGCGCGAAGGCGGCCAGACCTGGATCAAGCGGATCCGCTGA
- a CDS encoding CinA family protein has translation MPNTILPAQLVDLAEKVIIANRRAGRTVAVAESCTGGLVSAALTEIAGSSDVFEAGFITYSNDMKAELLKVSHDVLDTFGAVSIATAWAMAQGALKKSHAHVAVAITGIAGPGGGSEQKPVGTVVFARAERGGSPDKVVADMHHFEDNGRGGVRLQAALCALELLLPDSPAP, from the coding sequence ATGCCCAATACCATTCTGCCCGCCCAGCTCGTCGACCTTGCCGAAAAGGTCATCATCGCCAACCGCCGCGCCGGTCGCACCGTCGCGGTCGCAGAAAGCTGCACTGGCGGCCTGGTCTCCGCCGCGCTAACCGAAATCGCCGGATCGTCGGACGTCTTCGAGGCCGGTTTCATCACATATTCCAATGATATGAAGGCGGAACTTCTAAAAGTTTCGCATGACGTGCTGGACACGTTCGGCGCAGTCTCCATCGCCACCGCCTGGGCGATGGCACAGGGCGCCCTCAAGAAAAGCCACGCCCATGTCGCGGTCGCCATCACCGGTATCGCCGGGCCGGGCGGCGGCAGCGAGCAGAAGCCGGTCGGCACCGTCGTCTTCGCGCGCGCGGAACGCGGCGGCAGCCCCGACAAGGTCGTGGCCGACATGCATCATTTCGAGGATAATGGCCGCGGTGGCGTCCGCCTTCAGGCGGCGTTGTGCGCGCTCGAACTGCTGCTGCCCGATTCGCCGGCGCCATAA
- the lipA gene encoding lipoyl synthase, with translation MVLHRYLGPMNDIAPIPVPGQPATTERARKPDWIRVKAPTSPAYHETRKLMREKGLNTVCEEAACPNIGECWTKKHATVMILGDVCTRACAFCNVKTGMPRNVDVNEPQNLADAAAEMGLEHIVITSVDRDDLPDGGASQFVKVIEALRRTTPGTTIEILTPDFRNKHERAIEMIVAARPDVYNHNLETVPRLYPTIRPGARYYASLRLLESVKKLDPSIFTKSGIMLGLGEERLEVHQVMDDMRSADIDFLTMGQYLQPTPKHAKVMEFVTPAAFNAYAAIARAKGFLQVASSPLTRSSYHAGKDFAEMRAAREAKLAKAAVAKA, from the coding sequence ATGGTCCTGCATCGCTATCTGGGGCCGATGAACGACATTGCCCCGATCCCCGTCCCCGGTCAGCCCGCCACGACCGAGCGTGCCCGCAAGCCTGACTGGATCCGCGTCAAGGCGCCGACTAGCCCCGCTTATCACGAGACGCGCAAGCTGATGCGGGAAAAGGGTTTGAACACGGTCTGCGAGGAAGCGGCCTGCCCGAATATCGGCGAATGCTGGACCAAGAAGCACGCCACGGTGATGATCCTGGGCGATGTCTGCACCCGCGCCTGCGCCTTCTGCAACGTCAAGACCGGCATGCCGCGCAATGTCGATGTCAACGAGCCGCAGAACCTGGCCGATGCCGCCGCCGAGATGGGCCTTGAACATATCGTCATCACCTCGGTCGATCGCGACGACCTGCCCGATGGCGGCGCTAGCCAGTTCGTCAAGGTGATCGAGGCGCTGCGCCGCACGACGCCGGGCACCACGATCGAGATCCTGACCCCGGATTTCCGCAACAAGCATGAGCGTGCGATCGAGATGATCGTCGCCGCCCGTCCGGACGTCTATAACCATAATTTGGAGACCGTGCCCCGGCTCTACCCGACCATACGCCCTGGCGCCCGTTACTATGCGTCGCTGCGCCTGCTGGAGAGCGTCAAGAAGCTCGATCCGTCGATCTTCACCAAGTCGGGCATCATGCTGGGCCTGGGCGAGGAACGCCTGGAGGTTCATCAGGTGATGGATGACATGCGTTCGGCGGACATCGACTTCCTGACCATGGGCCAATATCTGCAGCCCACGCCCAAACATGCCAAGGTGATGGAATTCGTCACCCCGGCCGCGTTCAACGCCTATGCGGCAATCGCGCGGGCCAAGGGCTTCCTGCAGGTGGCGTCGAGCCCGCTGACCCGGTCGAGCTATCATGCTGGCAAGGATTTCGCCGAGATGCGCGCCGCGCGCGAGGCGAAGCTGGCCAAGGCGGCCGTCGCGAAGGCCTGA
- a CDS encoding bifunctional 2-C-methyl-D-erythritol 4-phosphate cytidylyltransferase/2-C-methyl-D-erythritol 2,4-cyclodiphosphate synthase, with translation MRRCMTSNSRIVALIVAAGQGSRAGGDIPKQYRRIGGKAVLAHAHDALTAHGGVSAIHIVLGEGEEDRAQSMLGDRTAHFVTGADSRRGSVRAGLEAIAAAGGADIVLIHDAARPFLPASVIDRLLAALEHAEGAIPALPVADTLVRANGEIMADGVDRADLHRVQTPQAFRLETILAAHRDWDEEREATDDAQILRAWGHDVILVQGDERLEKLTYPQDFARAEARIMGARTTRVGMGYDVHRLAPNEELWLGGVLVPHDRGLAGHSDADVALHAIVDAILGALADGDIGSHFPPSDPQWRGASSDRFLAHARDLVLKRDGRIDHIDLTIICEAPKIGPHRDAMRVRIAEILGVPLDRVSVKATTTERLGFAGRREGIAAQAVATLSLPTLS, from the coding sequence ATGCGCCGCTGCATGACATCGAACAGCAGGATCGTCGCGCTGATCGTCGCCGCCGGGCAGGGAAGCCGGGCCGGTGGCGACATTCCCAAACAATATCGGCGGATCGGCGGCAAGGCCGTGCTGGCCCATGCCCATGACGCGCTGACGGCGCATGGCGGCGTGTCGGCCATCCACATCGTTCTGGGCGAAGGCGAGGAAGACCGCGCCCAGTCCATGCTCGGCGATCGCACCGCCCATTTCGTCACCGGCGCGGACAGCCGGCGCGGTTCGGTCCGGGCCGGGCTGGAGGCGATCGCGGCGGCCGGCGGCGCAGATATCGTGCTGATCCACGATGCCGCCCGCCCGTTCCTGCCCGCATCGGTCATCGACCGGTTGCTGGCCGCGCTGGAACATGCCGAAGGCGCCATCCCCGCCCTGCCCGTCGCCGATACGCTGGTTCGCGCCAATGGCGAGATCATGGCAGACGGCGTCGATCGCGCCGACCTGCATCGCGTGCAGACGCCGCAAGCCTTCCGCCTCGAGACCATCCTGGCGGCCCATCGCGACTGGGATGAGGAACGGGAAGCCACCGACGATGCCCAGATATTGCGCGCATGGGGCCATGACGTCATCTTGGTGCAAGGCGATGAAAGGCTGGAAAAATTGACCTACCCGCAGGATTTCGCCCGCGCCGAAGCGCGCATCATGGGCGCCCGCACCACCCGCGTCGGCATGGGCTATGACGTCCATCGGCTTGCGCCCAACGAAGAATTGTGGCTGGGCGGCGTGCTGGTCCCGCACGATCGGGGCCTCGCCGGCCACAGCGATGCCGATGTCGCGCTCCATGCCATTGTCGATGCGATCCTCGGCGCGCTCGCCGATGGCGATATCGGCAGCCATTTCCCACCGTCCGATCCGCAATGGCGCGGCGCCTCGTCGGATCGCTTTCTCGCCCATGCCCGCGATCTGGTCCTGAAACGGGACGGCCGGATCGATCATATCGACCTCACCATCATCTGCGAAGCACCCAAGATCGGGCCGCATCGCGACGCCATGCGCGTCCGGATCGCCGAGATATTGGGGGTTCCCCTGGATCGGGTCAGCGTCAAGGCGACTACGACCGAGCGACTTGGCTTTGCCGGCCGGCGCGAGGGCATCGCCGCGCAGGCGGTTGCCACCCTCTCCCTCCCCACGCTATCCTGA